One Stigmatopora nigra isolate UIUO_SnigA chromosome 1, RoL_Snig_1.1, whole genome shotgun sequence DNA segment encodes these proteins:
- the rcc2 gene encoding protein RCC2 homolog isoform X2 yields MPRKKVTDVSGNRSLKKKKASGKRKERDFSSDDEFDYEQENNKKPGKPSTKSALQPVTVADDEKEKIKLECPKMKGQLVIFGATNWDLIGRKEVPKQQAAFRNLGQNLWGPHRYGCLNDVLVSSVISGPCAAHSLLITTEGKLWSWGRNDKGQLGHGDTKRLDAPKLIEALADQVTVSAACGRNHTLALTEDAIVYSFGENKLGQLGQGSQTDAVLSPAPICYNGQPLVKVSCGAEFSMVVDCKGNLYSFGCPEYGQLGHNSDGKFIARAQRIEFDCELIPRRVAIFIEKSKDGQVMPVPNVVVRDVACGSNHTLVLDSQKRVFSWGFGGYGRLGHTEQKDEMVPRLVKLFDFPGRGASQIHTGYQCSFAISEMGSLFFWGVTNTSRESTMYPKAVQDLCGWKIRSLACGKSSIIIAADEATISWGPSPTFGELGYGDNKAKSSTVAQEVKTLDGIYNQQVVMGYAHSMIIARTDTPAEEERLKKLPEYNPRTI; encoded by the exons ATGCCACGCAAGAAGGTGACAGACGTCTCCGGAAACAGATccttgaagaagaagaaagccaGTGGCAAAAGGAAAGAGAGAGACTTCAGCAGCGATGACGAGTTTGACTACGAACAGGAGAACAACAAGAAGCCGGGCAAGCCCTCCACAAAGTCCGCTTTGCAACCTGTCACTGTGGCAGATGACGAAAAAGAGAAAATT AAACTTGAGTGTCCAAAGATGAAAGGTCAACTGGTCATATTTGGAGCAACTAACTGGGATTTGATTGGAAGAAAGGAGGTTCCCAAACAACAAG CGGCTTTCCGCAACCTTGGCCAGAATTTGTGGGGTCCGCACCGCTATGGCTGTCTGAATGACGTCCTGGTTAGCAGTGTGATATCCGGGCCCTGTGCGGCTCACAGTCTTCTCATCACCACCGAGGGCAAGCTGTGGAGTTGGG GGCGCAACGACAAAGGTCAGCTGGGACACGGGGACACCAAACGTCTGGACGCCCCCAAGTTGATTGAGGCGCTGGCGGATCAGGTGACCGTCTCTGCAGCCTGCGGACGAAATCACACCCTAGCGCTCACAG aggaTGCCATCGTGTACTCCTTTGGTGAAAACAAGCTGGGTCAGCTCGGCCAAGGCAGCCAGACTGATGCCGTCCTCAGTCCTGCACCC ATTTGCTACAATGGCCAGCCCTTGGTGAAGGTATCTTGCGGGGCAGAGTTCAGCATGGTGGTGGACTGTAAAGGGAACCTTTACTCCTTCGGCTGCCCTGAGTACGGACAGCTGG GACACAACAGCGACGGCAAATTCATAGCACGCGCTCAGCGCATCGAGTTTGACTGCGAACTGATCCCTCGCCGCGTGGCCATCTTCATCGAGAAGTCCAAAGACGGCCAGGTCATGCCCGTGCCCAACGTGGTGGTCCGCGACGTGGCCTGCGGCTCAAACCACACG CTGGTGTTGGACTCGCAGAAGAGGGTCTTCAGCTGGGGCTTTGGAGGTTACGGGCGTCTGGGCCACACGGAGCAGAAGGACGAGATGGTTCCTCGCCTGGTCAAACTCTTTGACTTCCCCGGGCGGGGAGCCAGTCAGATCCACACGGGCTACCAGTGTTCTTTTGCCATCAGCGAAATGG GGAGTCTTTTCTTCTGGGGGGTGACCAACACATCCAGAGAGTCAACAATGTACCCCAAAGCGGTGCAGGATCTGTGCGGTTGGAAAATCCGCAGTCTGGCATGCGG GAAGAGCAGCATAATCATCGCCGCAGATGAGGCCACCATAAGCTGGGGGCCTTCCCCTACTTTCGGCGAACTG GGCTATGGAGACAACAAAGCAAAGTCTTCCACCGTCGCGCAGGAAGTCAAGACCCTGGACGGCATTTACAACCAACAG GTTGTGATGGGTTACGCGCACTCCATGATCATCGCCAGGACAGATACGCCCGCCGAGGAGGAGAGACTGAAAAAGCTGCCCGAGTACAACCCCCGAACAATCTGA
- the rcc2 gene encoding protein RCC2 homolog isoform X1, with translation MQTPHRWTGLDLNPVFYFGLKMPRKKVTDVSGNRSLKKKKASGKRKERDFSSDDEFDYEQENNKKPGKPSTKSALQPVTVADDEKEKIKLECPKMKGQLVIFGATNWDLIGRKEVPKQQAAFRNLGQNLWGPHRYGCLNDVLVSSVISGPCAAHSLLITTEGKLWSWGRNDKGQLGHGDTKRLDAPKLIEALADQVTVSAACGRNHTLALTEDAIVYSFGENKLGQLGQGSQTDAVLSPAPICYNGQPLVKVSCGAEFSMVVDCKGNLYSFGCPEYGQLGHNSDGKFIARAQRIEFDCELIPRRVAIFIEKSKDGQVMPVPNVVVRDVACGSNHTLVLDSQKRVFSWGFGGYGRLGHTEQKDEMVPRLVKLFDFPGRGASQIHTGYQCSFAISEMGSLFFWGVTNTSRESTMYPKAVQDLCGWKIRSLACGKSSIIIAADEATISWGPSPTFGELGYGDNKAKSSTVAQEVKTLDGIYNQQVVMGYAHSMIIARTDTPAEEERLKKLPEYNPRTI, from the exons atgcaaactccacacaggtggactggcctggatttgaacccag tgttttattttggaCTGAAAATGCCACGCAAGAAGGTGACAGACGTCTCCGGAAACAGATccttgaagaagaagaaagccaGTGGCAAAAGGAAAGAGAGAGACTTCAGCAGCGATGACGAGTTTGACTACGAACAGGAGAACAACAAGAAGCCGGGCAAGCCCTCCACAAAGTCCGCTTTGCAACCTGTCACTGTGGCAGATGACGAAAAAGAGAAAATT AAACTTGAGTGTCCAAAGATGAAAGGTCAACTGGTCATATTTGGAGCAACTAACTGGGATTTGATTGGAAGAAAGGAGGTTCCCAAACAACAAG CGGCTTTCCGCAACCTTGGCCAGAATTTGTGGGGTCCGCACCGCTATGGCTGTCTGAATGACGTCCTGGTTAGCAGTGTGATATCCGGGCCCTGTGCGGCTCACAGTCTTCTCATCACCACCGAGGGCAAGCTGTGGAGTTGGG GGCGCAACGACAAAGGTCAGCTGGGACACGGGGACACCAAACGTCTGGACGCCCCCAAGTTGATTGAGGCGCTGGCGGATCAGGTGACCGTCTCTGCAGCCTGCGGACGAAATCACACCCTAGCGCTCACAG aggaTGCCATCGTGTACTCCTTTGGTGAAAACAAGCTGGGTCAGCTCGGCCAAGGCAGCCAGACTGATGCCGTCCTCAGTCCTGCACCC ATTTGCTACAATGGCCAGCCCTTGGTGAAGGTATCTTGCGGGGCAGAGTTCAGCATGGTGGTGGACTGTAAAGGGAACCTTTACTCCTTCGGCTGCCCTGAGTACGGACAGCTGG GACACAACAGCGACGGCAAATTCATAGCACGCGCTCAGCGCATCGAGTTTGACTGCGAACTGATCCCTCGCCGCGTGGCCATCTTCATCGAGAAGTCCAAAGACGGCCAGGTCATGCCCGTGCCCAACGTGGTGGTCCGCGACGTGGCCTGCGGCTCAAACCACACG CTGGTGTTGGACTCGCAGAAGAGGGTCTTCAGCTGGGGCTTTGGAGGTTACGGGCGTCTGGGCCACACGGAGCAGAAGGACGAGATGGTTCCTCGCCTGGTCAAACTCTTTGACTTCCCCGGGCGGGGAGCCAGTCAGATCCACACGGGCTACCAGTGTTCTTTTGCCATCAGCGAAATGG GGAGTCTTTTCTTCTGGGGGGTGACCAACACATCCAGAGAGTCAACAATGTACCCCAAAGCGGTGCAGGATCTGTGCGGTTGGAAAATCCGCAGTCTGGCATGCGG GAAGAGCAGCATAATCATCGCCGCAGATGAGGCCACCATAAGCTGGGGGCCTTCCCCTACTTTCGGCGAACTG GGCTATGGAGACAACAAAGCAAAGTCTTCCACCGTCGCGCAGGAAGTCAAGACCCTGGACGGCATTTACAACCAACAG GTTGTGATGGGTTACGCGCACTCCATGATCATCGCCAGGACAGATACGCCCGCCGAGGAGGAGAGACTGAAAAAGCTGCCCGAGTACAACCCCCGAACAATCTGA
- the LOC144198947 gene encoding large ribosomal subunit protein eL22 produces MRTTCSLSASCFAMAPIQKKQNTGKSGKKKKQVLKFTLDCTHPVEDGIMDAANFEQFLQERIKVNGKAGNLGGGVVSIERSKSKITVSSEVPFSKRYLKYLTKKYLKKNNLRDWLRVVANTKESYELRYFQINQDEEEEEDDD; encoded by the exons ATGCGCACAACATGCTCTCTCTCTGCGAGCTGCTTCGCCATGGCGCCCATT CAGAAGAAGCAGAACACTGGTAAAAGTggcaagaagaagaaacagGTCCTGAAATTCACATTGGACTGCACCCATCCCGTTGAAGATGGTATCATGGACGCCGCCAACTTT GAGCAGTTCCTTCAGGAACGCATTAAGGTGAACGGGAAAGCCGGCAACCTCGGCGGCGGCGTGGTGTCCATCGAGAGGAGCAAGAGTAAGATTACCGTGTCTTCAGAGGTGCCCTTCTCTAAAAG ATATCTGAAGTATCTGACCAAGAAGTACCTGAAAAAGAACAATCTTCGTGATTGGCTGCGCGTTGTGGCTAACACCAAGGAGAGCTACGAGCTGCGCTACTTCCAGATCAAtcaggatgaagaggaggaggaagatgacgaTTAA